A portion of the Toxoplasma gondii ME49 chromosome VIIb, whole genome shotgun sequence genome contains these proteins:
- a CDS encoding hypothetical protein (encoded by transcript TGME49_257430), producing the protein MNAASDCSVSPPGIAPCNASSCGGGAEGKGITSLQAENPEAYAARDFVPASCGLGRPTANPLSTVNGISGEASASMPAAAPSGPNSPAQNSVSREASAGASGLACSRQPQLLAVQGLGLVPPLSSFASTAQSLANRTGSPNGMCPFPRNGSPPAFAVSPSAPPRSGSLDPSTWLLSSPQASDRRTQLARQLSSPLASRASISPARVFGLQAVSPLRSRATLAPRPLAETFFGLCSSAGGSCEPNHPLVHGLLPSDSPAAGERNAVSHPGLVSAGSPPSTSSPPQARSCERQRPNTTAPSSASVSNFCELSVSASTSDVGSPSAANTLQETELCSVASPSGTGSAPSALSNAKPSSMETRTDGEQESSPVRARPGAAPRIQATSGGPLSGEPKEAEKNDASAEKRKTNSVRWRASIMSNSPEKTPLEIRAKTPEARRRHGSPVRSRPRSTSTLSGQVRGTKQPQAAVSPSLSATLEASRGDSLRSRCRSPVPERSHSVARHQSALGCRGRRPPTTSGSTKSPSPECRARPSSRAGSRRPGRLLMPRAEVRPSSSGVLSSHSFSGGRLPLDIKELKKLHKHPLTGKPSNSLSSVTTLPAVREPNCSALRERAASVSVGAQKTLNKKGKATDSRTETPTSSPSPAPVRDACTRRKGPVSVSRNGGARSSSTRPVSRGRVSIDPAKKREKTESLASRSRSASPTPVDPVRVKVRRSASRLSGQSHTVGGTKGVAQRKTPVKQRTRSGTCIRPGSVVYEPSRQVVTPRNGSPAHRAASTVLTRRQRSRGRHSSVRPLPRGLSQRDSSLSSSDTGEASSGSDTRSLHRLMRSTLSLKVRSMSSAFAEGPLHLLRPPSFELAASSDRSSPESRKASSTVSLCSGAASATEPSTLPGLGQSFLTVGVCAAAPEGDSDGRGSGSSTYRRASCASSVGAASSDWAEVPGPVASTRASRLPATQAQARRQHPGRDESDTEGGPGLAPTRSGRSESVSSGYSSTERRSPRLQESRAPQLRNRSTADLSPRARRPLAPSKEETAPRGVQLPRLNLDVLGQSQEAPKRVESGEAPKKGPGGRAPSSAPHSGTEGRASTAERPRPDGDGALPQARETSDAARERAKGGTAAGTPRVPGDRDRPVQGRNERSPQSRIGTREIAERHGPPKKKSPEVAELSLPRRNTMREVSPRALAGAGAVEHSAVRQRASTSSVSHGRSRAAEETDRSSASQDSVAVAVKTTGGELRHSTSKEISLLKKSANAPPSPRAHVTGTQRAKPVAFPSRGQPTGAADSLSKKSPTGGASSFDLSESARREQERTRETPSRPRLSALPGSLPKSKVSPPGPPRPRASHWETPSEARDASDTHAAKARHPSGRADAGARSASVLSGDEGPRGDLEAQEQSDLTLQNSPNIKRPPLRQASVSSALSESPLGGAGGRGIGGARKNFAPFQGVAIAAKGTQTRVAAKARPSESSQANAGALSSPSDSLRTVSSSSPRRMQRPSGAKDLSRPGETRRVNLTASPASSARRSDSEIPSLRIEKSSRGNEGARRHGSGLPSLSGLGDSAEKEMARAGSALKVAQGKLAKKAPASPRDTRLLSRSLTRSSVLLELPGEKSLGGVKRPKAKASGKAAAGRKRADASPQKRTGKTQPVGAASKSQVVEESPKTPEFCVKDLPMPASRIQPRVCVSDGFFLPVREGPQLERSRMMRSFHQDLCRPGPRGLYDRRLYGMALELSLLMPTDLKNLKRWLHESVAEVEEERQELADVWGFLEVLPSFCMVNEPLDFVLAYRDETRWRQWGAGWMGKNGRPLPLPPDKLLRAFFFAEGLEGGPDWECKMMKREEENMRRFMKDEAEKLRKEEEHQRLLEKEAELQNLIRFKAKRWRQLQCMWEKLVQAIELHQRPRLSFVSSLDDGFPPSTSVATWLHPERQRASIATPWIAAPPYLSCCSDAVTGDPSEGSAVCLEGCVSSLASPAVSVGAAEPSVVTISSLSELQARARRSESYARAMHAMQQTPVMPSPDYVRHLFRERKFRELNTVFKALVGASIEDLWLHFDRQEAEAEAAQAAQAAAQEAQNRAVAAAEARRRRAEEARAREPLEREEMAREDARAHQCEAFTWKVGNLRRKKQEFLKSIPISPSATNAVELLMTKTKRGARPRSSGDTKLVSLRRAGSSSSASGPTHQKLSEKRDATPAGHSEALPRGQATQGLLSRRQSQMGISARSGSLLHHNESTRAAGRSPEGLTRLVRMQTAGRGAHRTSAFI; encoded by the exons ATGAATGCAGCTTCTGActgctctgtttctcctcctggAATCGCCCCCTGCAAcgccagcagctgcggcggGGGCGCCGAAGGGAAGGGCATCACGTCTTTGCAAGCCGAAAACCCCGAAGCCTATGCGGCCAGAGACTTCGTGCCTGCAAGCTGTGGGCTCGGCAGGCCTACAGCAAACCCTCTGTCCACTGTGAACGGCATATCCGGTGAAGCAAGTGCAAGCATGCCAGCCGCTGCACCAAGTGGCCCGAATTCGCCAGCCCAGAATTCTGTGTCCAGAGAGGCGTCTGCAGGCGCAAGCGGCTTGGCATGCAGTCGACAGCCTCAGCTTTTGGCTGTGCAGGGTCTGGGGCTTGTCCCGCCTTTGTCTTCCTTCGCGTCCACCGCACAGTCGCTGGCAAATCGAACGGGAAGCCCGAATGGGATGTGCCCCTTTCCTCGGAACGGTTCCCCTCCAGCGTttgctgtctcgccttccgccCCGCCGCGGTCCGGGAGTCTGGATCCTTCGACTTGGCTGCTCAGCAGTCCGCAAGCGTCGGACAGACGCACGCAGCTGGCCCGACAGCTGTCGAGTCCTCTGGCCAGCCGAGCCTCCATTTCTCCCGCTCGAGTATTTGGGCTTCAAGCGGTCTCTCCCCTTCGATCTCGGGCCACTTTGGCGCCAAGGCCGCTCGCAGAGACGTTCTTTGGCCTCTGCAGTTCCGCAGGTGGCTCGTGCGAACCAAACCACCCTCTCGTGCATGGACTTCTGCCGTCGGACTCTCCCGCGGctggcgagagaaacgcagtctCCCATCCCGGACTCGTTTCTGCTGGCTCACCTCCTTCGACCAGCTCTCCCCCACAGGCTCGAAGCTGTGAGCGCCAACGACCGAATACAACCGCCCCCTCGAGCGCCAGTGTCTCAAATTTCTGTGagctgtctgtctcggcttccaCCTCCGACGTGGGTTCGCCTTCCGCTGCGAACACACTCCAGGAAACCGAGCTTTGCTCTGTAGCTTCACCCTCTGGGACTGGCAGTGCGCCTTCGGCTCTCTCCAATGCGAAACCGTCCTCTATGGAAACGCGAACAGACGGAGAGCAGGAATCGTCGCCCGTCAGAGCACGCCCAGGTGCGGCACCGAGGATTCAAGCCACGTCAGGGGGGCCCCTGTCCGGCGAACCcaaggaagccgagaaaaacgatgcttcagcagaaaagcgaaagacaAATTCCGTTCGTTGGAGAGCGTCGATCATGTCGAattctccagaaaaaacgccGCTTGAGATCCGAGCCAAGACCCCGGAAGCGCGAAGGCGCCACGGTTCACCGGTCCGATCTCGGCCGCGCAGCACCTCAACGCTGTCGGGCCAGGTCAGGGGAACGAAGCAGCCACAAGCCGCCGTCTCGCCAAGTTTGAGCGCGACACTCGAGGCGTCACGCGGAGACTCTCTCAGGAGCCGCTGCCGGTCGCCGGTTCCGGAACGCTCACATAGTGTGGCGCGACATCAGTCCGCTCTCGGGTGTCGTGGAAGGCGACCGCCGACTACTTCAGGATCGACCAAGTCTCCTTCACCCGAGTGTCGAGCGCGGCCCTCGTCTAGAGCCGGCTCTCGCCGCCCGGGACGTTTACTGATGCCTCGAGCTGAAGTtcgcccttcttcttctggtgTCCTCTCGTCCCACTCCTTCAGCGGGGGGAGGCTCCCTCTGGATATCAAGGAGCTAAAGAAATTGCACAAGCATCCGCTGACAGGGAAGCCGTCCAACAGTTTGTCCTCCGTCACGACCCTGCCGGCCGTGCGTGAACCGAATTGCTCCGCACTGCGGGAGAGAGCAGCCAGTGTGTCTGTTGGCGCGCAAAAGACCTTAAATAAGAAGGGTAAAGCAACAGACTCCAGAACAGAGACGCCCACGTCGTCGCCGAGTCCCGCACCCGTCAGAGACGCGTGTACCCGGCGCAAGGGCCCTGTGTCTGTGAGTCGAAatggaggcgcgagaagcagctccACGCGTCCGGTGAGCAGAGGACGCGTATCCATCGACCCCGCGAAGAAGCGTGAGAAAACTgagtctctcgcttctcgctcgcggTCTGCTTCCCCGACACCGGTGGACCCTGTCCGTGTCAAGGTCCGAAGAAGTGCGTCTCGTCTGTCAGGACAGTCCCACACTGTCGGTGGCACGAAGGGAGTTGCCCAACGGAAGACGCCTGTCAAGCAGCGGACCCGCAGTGGCACTTGCATTCGGCCTGGGTCGGTGGTTTATGAGCCCTCGCGCCAAGTGGTAACTCCCAGAAATGGAAGCCCGGCTCACAGAGCCGCAAGCACAGTCCTgactcggagacagcgaTCTCGAGGGCGCCACAGCTCCGTCCGGCCCCTACCCCGGGGCTTGAGTCAGCGCGACAGCTCCCTTAGCTCCTCCGATACTGGCGAAGCGAGTTCTGGCAGCGACACACGCTCCCTCCATCGTCTCATGAGGTCGACCCTGTCTCTGAAAGTGCGTTCGATGTCCTCGGCCTTCGCGGAAGGACCGCTTCACCTCTTGAGGCCTCCGTCGTTCGAGCTTGCCGCATCCTCTGACAGATCCTCTCCCGAGTCTCGCAAGGCGTcctccactgtctctctctgttcaggTGCCGCTTCCGCGACGGAGCCGTCTACCCTGCCTGGGTTGGGGCAAAGCTTTTTGACCGTGGGCGTCTGCGCCGCGGCGCCGGAGGGGGACTCGGACGGCAGGGGCAGCGGCTCCAGCACGTACCGTCGGGCGAGCTGCGCGTCGTCTGTCGGCGCGGCCTCGAGTGATTGGGCCGAAGTTCCAGGCCCTGTGGCTTCGACGCGAGCTTCAAGGCTTCCCGCGACTCAGGCCCAGGCGCGGCGCCAGCATccagggagagacgaaagcgacaCAGAGGGGGGACCTGGACTTGCGCCTACGCGCTCCGGCCGGAGTGAAtccgtttcttctggatACTCGTCGACGGAGAGGcggtctccgcgtctccaggAATCTCGCGCGCCTCAGCTCAGAAACCGTAGCACTGCTgacctgtctcctcgcgcgcgCCGCCCCTTGGCTCCCTccaaagaggagacggcgccTCGCGGCGTCCAACTCCCTCGACTGAATCTGGATGTCCTGGGCCAGAGTCAGGAGGCACCGAAGAGAGTCGAAAGCGGGGAAGCCCCGAAAAAAGGTCCCGGCGGACGGGCACCGAGTTCGGCTCCGCACAGTGGCACTGAGGGCCGCGCCTCAACAGCCGAGCGGCCGCGTCCCGACGGCGACGGCGCGTTGCctcaggcgagagagacctcTGACGCTGCGAGGGAGCGCGCAAAGGGAGGCACGGCGGCGGGAACGCCTCGAGTGCCCGGGGACAGAGACCGCCCCGTTCAAGGACGAAACGAGCGAAGCCCCCAATCACGCATAGGTACGCGAGAAATCGCGGAAAGGCATGGTCCACCAAAGAAAAAGAGTCCAGAGGTGGCGGAACTGTCGCTGccccggcgcaacaccatGCGAGAGGTATCTCCCCGGGCTCTCGCCGGCGCCGGTGCTGTCGAGCACAGTGCGGTCAGACAGCGTGCGTCGACCTCATCGGTCTCACACGGGCGCTCTAGAGCGgccgaagagacagacagatctTCCGCCTCGCAAGACTCGGTTGCGGTCGCGGTGAAGACGACGGGAGGCGAGCTTCGCCACTCGACTTCGAAGGAGATTTCGCTTTTGAAGAAGTCCGCGAATgcgcctccgtcgcctcgCGCCCACGTGACGgggacgcagagagcgaagcctGTGGCATTTCCTAGTCGAGGCCAACCAACTGGCGCCGCCGATTCCTTATCAAAGAAGAGCCCGACTGGAGGCGCGTCTTCCTTTGACCTCTCTGAATCTGCACGGCGCGAGCAGGAAAGAACGCGTGAGACACCCTCAAGGCCGCGACTCAGCGCTCTGCCAGGCAGCCTGCCCAAGAGCAAAGTCTCCCCGCCAGGCCCGCCGCGACCTCGTGCTTCGCATTGGGAGACGCCTAGCGAAGCGCGCGACGCCTCagacacgcatgcagcgaaggcgCGACACCCTTCAGGCAGAGCCGACGCAGGCGCGCGTTCGGCCAGCGTCTTGTCCGGCGATGAAGGTCCCCGAGGGGACCTGGAGGCCCAGGAACAGTCTGACTTGACTCTCCAGAACTCCCCCAACATCAAGCGACCGCCGCTGCGTCAAGCGTCTGTTTCAAGCGCACTGTCGGAATCACCGTTGGGCGGGGCTGGTGGCAGGGGCATCGGTGGAGCTCGCAAGAACTTTGCGCCTTTTCAAGGTGTCGCGATTGCTGCCAAGGGGACTCAGACCCGAGTCGCTGCGAAAGCGAGGCCTTCTGAATCTTCGCAAGCGAACGCGGGTGCGCTTTCGTCGCCGTCTGACTCTCTTCGAACTGTCAGCTCCTCTTCACCTCGCCGCATGCAACGGCCTTCGGGCGCGAAAGATCTCTCGCGCCCCGGTGAGACTCGGCGCGTCAACCTTACGGCCTCGCCGGCGTCGAGCGCGCGGCGCAGCGACAGCGAAATCCCCAGTCTCCGAATTGAGAAGAGCAGCCGCGGGAACGAGGGCGCTAGACGCCATGGCTCCGGCCTCCCGAGTCTCTCGGGGTTGGGCGACTCCGCTGAGAAGGAAATGGCGAGGGCAGGCAGCGCCTTGAAAGTCGCTCAGGGAAAgctcgcgaagaaggcgcctgCCTCTCCGCGAGACACGAGACTCCTTTCGCGATCGCTCACGCGCAGCAGCGTCCTGTTGGAGCTCCCGGGAGAGAAATCCCTCGGAGGCGTGAAGCGACCGAAAGCGAAGGCTTCAGGGAAAGCCGCCGCCGGCCGCAAGAGAGCAGACGCGTCCccacagaagagaacgggGAAGACCCAGCCTGTCGGGGCGGCTTCCAAGTCACAGGTGGTTGAGGAGTCGCCGAAGACACCCGAGTTCTGCGTCAAGGACCTCCCGATGCCGGCGAGTCGAATTCAACCGAGAGTCTGCGTGTCCGACGGCTTCTTTTTACCTGTCAGAGAAGGTCCACAGCTCGAG CGGAGTCGTATGATGAGGAGCTTCCACCAAGATCTCTGTCGGCCGGGGCCGCGGGGGTTGTACGACCGGAGGTTGTACGGCATGGCTCTGGAGCTGTCTCTGTTGATGCCGACGGACTTGAAAAACTTGAAGCGTTGGCTTCACGAGAGCGTCGCagaggtcgaggaagagcgccAGGAGCTGGCCGATGTTTGGGGATTTCTCGAGGTGCTCCCCAGCTTCTGCATGGTCAACGAGCCGCTGGACTTCGTCTTGGCCTACCGAGATGAGACCCGGTGGAGACAGTGGGGAGCCGGGTGGATGGGCAAGAACGGgcggcctctgcctctgcctcccgACAAGCTCTTGcgtgcgttcttcttcgcagagGGCCTCGAGGGCGGTCCCGATTGGGAGTGCAAAATGatgaagcgagaggaggaaaacatGCGCCGGTTCATGAAggacgaggcagaaaaacTCAGGAAAG AGGAGGAGCACCAACGTCTgctggagaaggaggcggaaCTGCAGAACTTGATTCGCTTCAAGGCGAAGCGTTGGCGGCAGCTCCAGTGCATGTGGGAGAAACTGGTGCAGGCGATCGAGCTGCACCAGCGGCCGCGgctctcctttgtttcttcgctcgACGACGGCTTTCCACCATCGACGAGTGTCGCGACCTGGCTGCACCCAGAGCGTCAACGCGCCTCTATCGCGACGCCCTGGATCGCTGCACCTCCCTATCTGTCCTGCTGTTCGGACGCCGTCACTGGCGACCCGTCAGAAGGGAGCGCGGTGTGTTTGGAGggctgcgtctcttccctgGCTTCTCCCGCGGTTTCCGTCGGAGCCGCCGAGCCGTCAGTCGTGACcatttcgtctctctctgagcTGCAGGCCCGGGCGAGGCGGTCCGAGTCCTACGCGAGGGCCATGCACGCGATGCAGCAAACGCCGGTCATGCCTTCACCCGACTACGTGCGTCACTTGTTTCGCGAGCGGAAGTTCCGGGAACTCAACACAGTCTTCAAGGCCCTCGTCGGCGCCTCCATCGAGGACCTCTGGCTTCACTTCGACCGCCAAGAAGCCGAGGCTGAGGCCGCCCAAGCCGCGCAAGCCGCGGCGCAGGAGGCGCAGAACCGCGCGGTCGCGGCGGCTGAGGCCCGGCGGCGgcgagcagaagaggcgcggGCGAGGGAGCCCCTGGAGCGGGAGGAGatggcgagagaagacgcgcgagcTCACCAGTGTGAAGCGTTCACCTGGAAGGTCGGGAACCTGCGCCGAAAGAAGCAAGAGTTCCTCAAATCCATCCCGATTTCCCCCTCAGCTACCAATGCCGTCGAATTGCTGAtgacgaaaacgaagaggggAGCACGCCCTCGCAGCTCTGGAGACACGAAGCTCGTCAGCCTCCGCAGAGCCGGAAGCTCCAGCAGCGCTTCAGGTCCCACTCACCAGAAACTAAGCGAAAAGCGCGACGCGACTCCCGCTGGACATTCCGAGGCGCTTCCACGGGGCCAAGCGACTCAGGGACTCCTATCCAGACGACAGTCGCAAATG GGCATTTCTGCTCGGAGTGGGTCGTTGCTTCACCACAACGAAAGCACCCGAGCAGCAGGGCGAAGTCCGGAAGGCTTGACTAGACTtgttcgcatgcagactgcAGGTCGGGGTGCCCATCGCACTTCGGCGTTTATCTAG